One region of Eleutherodactylus coqui strain aEleCoq1 chromosome 5, aEleCoq1.hap1, whole genome shotgun sequence genomic DNA includes:
- the LOC136627325 gene encoding oocyte zinc finger protein XlCOF7.1-like isoform X10, translating to MRGDQRCKEGIPTGNRPDDGIGSSEGRLISADCKAEDCGIIHATYEEPAIIPDISSALHSKDPSSDPLIRVPSSDSSQTAKFHRRKPQRADRKEKPYSCSECGKCFTNKTGLIKHMRIHTREKPFVCSDCGKCFTQKSNLVTHQRIHTGEKPFVCSEGGKYFTLKSHLVRHQRIHTGAKPYSCSDCGKCFTQKSDLGTHQRIHTGEKIFSCSECGKCFTNKSRLVAHQRIHTGEKPFVCSECGKCFTHKTGLVTHIRIHTGEKPFVCSECGKCFTHKTGLVKHMRIHTGEKTFSCSECGKCFAFKSRLVTHQRIHTGEKPFVCSECGKYFTGKSELVTHQRIHTGEKPFSCSECGKCFTQKSNLVTHQRIHTGEKSFSCSECGKCFTNKSNLVTHQRIHTGEKSFSCSECGKCFTHKTGLVTHIRIHTGEKPFVCSECGKCFTQKSDLVKHQDTHIGEKSFSCSECGKCFTNKSNLVTHQRIHTGEKSFSCSECGKCFALKSRLVTHQRIHTGEKPFVCSECGKCFALKSRLVTHQRIHTGEKSFSCSECGKCFTHKTGLVTHIRIHTGEKPFVCSECGKCFTQKSNLLQHQKVHTGEKLFFKPVFSNHDE from the exons atgaggggcgatcagcggtgtaaagaggggattcctacaggtaaccgcccag atgacggtatcgggagctcagagggacgtctgatatctgcagacTGTAAAGCAGAGGATTGCGGTATCATACATgctacatatgaagaacctgccattatcccagatatctcctcagcccttcacagtaaagacccatcatctgatcctctcatacgggtcccatcttctgattcatcacagactgctAAATTTCACAGGAGAAAACCTCAAAGAGCTGACAGaaaggagaagccatattcatgttcagagtgtgggaaatgttttactaataAAACAGGCCTCATAAAACATATGAGaattcacacaagagagaagccatttgtatgttcagattgtgggaaatgttttacacagaaatcaaatcttgttacacatcagagaattcacacaggagagaagccgtttgtatgttcagaaggtgggaaatattttacattgaaatcacatcttgttagacatcagagaattcacacaggagcaaagccatattcatgttcagattgtgggaaatgttttacacagaaatcagaccttggtacacatcagagaattcacacaggagagaagatattttcatgttcagaatgtgggaaatgttttactaataAATCTCGCCTTgtcgcacatcagagaattcacacaggtgagaagccatttgtatgttcagaatgtgggaaatgttttactcataaAACAGGCCTTGTTACACATAtcagaattcacacaggtgagaagccatttgtatgttcagaatgtgggaaatgttttacacataaAACAGGCCTCGTAAAACatatgagaattcacacaggagagaagaccttttcatgttcagaatgtgggaaatgttttgcttttaagtctcgccttgttacacatcagagaattcacacaggagagaagccgtttgtatgttcagaatgtgggaaatattttacaggGAAATCAgaacttgttacacatcagagaattcacacaggagagaagccattttcatgttcagaatgtgggaaatgttttacacagaaatcaaatcttgttacacatcagagaattcacacaggagagaagtcattttcatgttcagaatgtgggaaatgttttactaataaatcaaatcttgttacacatcagagaattcacacaggagagaagtcattttcatgttcagaatgtgggaaatgttttactcataaAACAGGCCTTGTTACACATatcagaattcacacaggagagaagccgtttgtatgttcagaatgtgggaaatgttttacacagaaatcagaccttgttaaacatcaggacactcacataggagagaagtcattttcatgttcagaatgtgggaaatgttttactaataaatcaaatcttgttacacatcagagaattcacacaggagagaagtcattttcatgttcagaatgtgggaaatgttttgctcttAAGTCtcgccttgttacacatcagagaattcacacaggagagaagccgtttgtatgttcagaatgtgggaaatgttttgctcttAAGTCtcgccttgttacacatcagagaattcacacaggagagaagtcattttcatgttcagaatgtgggaaatgttttactcataaAACAGGCCTTGTTACACATAtcagaattcacacaggtgagaagccatttgtatgttcagaatgtgggaaatgttttacacagaaatcaaaTTTACTGCAACATCAAaaagttcacacaggagagaagctattTTTTAAACCTGTTTTTTCTAACCATGatgaataa